A genomic region of Lachnoclostridium edouardi contains the following coding sequences:
- a CDS encoding 3-hydroxyacyl-CoA dehydrogenase family protein, translated as MSKSIQNILVVGAGLMGSGIAQVFAANGYKTTVADLKQEFVDKAMKKIDSDIAEMKEEGLADDAYGAAVKENLTGILNSQIPEVAGQMDLVVEVIFENKDAKKELYQTLSNNCKENCIFASNTSGMDIFSLTDDFMKRPERMIITHWFNPPHLMKLVEVVKGPKTSDETAETIRALLEKCGKEPAVLNKFMPGFIVNRMATAICRELYYMVEQGWASPQDLENAMKNTNGLRWGFEGPLGLWDFVGLNIPATVAADVIPTLCSGGNNIPYVDRLIAEGKTGVRAGEGGLGKYPADIDAFIRKRNKRILTMYKVLEGFAKEDEQE; from the coding sequence ATGAGTAAATCTATTCAAAATATTCTTGTAGTAGGCGCGGGGCTTATGGGAAGCGGTATCGCGCAGGTATTTGCGGCAAACGGGTATAAGACGACGGTTGCGGACTTGAAGCAGGAGTTTGTTGACAAGGCAATGAAAAAGATCGACTCCGACATTGCAGAAATGAAGGAGGAAGGGCTTGCGGACGACGCATACGGCGCCGCAGTAAAGGAAAATCTTACAGGGATTTTAAACAGCCAGATTCCGGAAGTGGCAGGACAGATGGACTTGGTTGTGGAAGTTATCTTTGAAAACAAGGACGCGAAGAAAGAGCTGTACCAGACGCTGTCCAACAACTGCAAGGAGAACTGTATTTTCGCAAGCAATACTTCCGGAATGGATATATTCAGCTTAACAGATGATTTTATGAAGCGCCCGGAGCGTATGATTATTACACACTGGTTTAATCCGCCCCACTTGATGAAGCTGGTGGAGGTGGTAAAAGGGCCTAAGACTTCTGATGAGACGGCGGAAACCATCCGTGCATTGTTGGAAAAATGCGGGAAAGAACCGGCAGTTTTGAATAAATTTATGCCAGGCTTTATTGTAAACAGAATGGCGACGGCAATCTGCCGGGAGTTATATTACATGGTAGAGCAGGGCTGGGCTTCCCCCCAGGATTTGGAAAATGCTATGAAGAATACAAACGGGCTGCGCTGGGGATTTGAAGGTCCTCTTGGACTGTGGGATTTCGTAGGGCTTAATATACCAGCAACTGTGGCGGCAGACGTTATTCCGACTTTGTGCAGCGGAGGAAATAACATTCCATACGTTGACCGTCTTATTGCAGAAGGCAAGACAGGCGTGAGAGCAGGGGAAGGCGGACTGGGCAAATACCCTGCTGACATAGACGCGTTTATCAGAAAGAGAAATAAAAGAATCCTTACCATGTACAAGGTGTTAGAGGGATTTGCAAAAGAGGATGAACAAGAATAA
- a CDS encoding 4-hydroxyphenylacetate 3-hydroxylase family protein, protein MGVGTYEGYIKRMEKMKPNIYLDGKCVDRMGPWNEAGFWVMKQCYDMANDPEYADVCTATSHLTGETINRCTHIHQSQDDLLKKQLMTRLVCHHVGGCMQRCMGTDALNAIAVVSYDCDKALGTKYHERFNKYLEYCQKHDLICNCAQTDVKGSRNAKYKRAHEQPDPDMFLHVIKTDVDGMGIDGKPCKGVIVRGAKICNSCAPYVDEIIATPTKFMGRGDEGYAISFALPADWDGLKLMALPGLHHKRKHLQAPFNHNGDNESLTIFDDVFVPEDRIFLNGFDGPDVVQYAGYMALMFAHFHRHSYTGCKTAVSEIIASQAALVADVNDIAGASHVREKLCDIIGTAELVFAAGQASAYRAVRFPNGSWVPDEILTNAGRRLAGHNIYHEYEILADLTGGICASLPTEESFFAPETAELCNKYIMRNPAYTAEETHRVMRMMEDKLCDAFEGAQCVAGVHGGGSPLMETITMMSRYDLEELKKIAKYLAGFDGVDCPRYERATATPRAMLDRFKKTQN, encoded by the coding sequence ATGGGAGTTGGAACATATGAAGGATATATAAAGAGAATGGAGAAGATGAAGCCAAACATTTACCTTGACGGCAAATGCGTGGACAGAATGGGACCGTGGAACGAGGCAGGTTTCTGGGTAATGAAACAGTGCTATGACATGGCAAATGACCCAGAGTACGCAGACGTCTGTACTGCAACCTCTCATTTGACCGGGGAGACTATTAACCGCTGTACCCACATCCATCAGTCCCAGGACGATTTGCTGAAAAAACAGCTTATGACCCGTCTGGTATGTCACCACGTGGGAGGCTGTATGCAGAGATGTATGGGAACAGACGCCTTAAATGCAATTGCGGTTGTATCCTATGACTGCGACAAGGCGCTTGGAACAAAATACCATGAAAGGTTCAACAAATATCTGGAGTACTGCCAGAAGCACGATTTGATTTGCAACTGCGCCCAGACAGACGTAAAGGGAAGCCGGAACGCGAAATATAAAAGAGCGCACGAACAGCCGGATCCGGATATGTTCCTGCACGTAATCAAGACGGACGTTGACGGTATGGGAATTGACGGAAAGCCGTGTAAAGGCGTGATTGTACGCGGAGCGAAAATCTGTAACTCCTGTGCGCCTTACGTGGATGAAATCATTGCAACGCCGACGAAGTTCATGGGACGGGGGGATGAAGGCTATGCAATCAGCTTTGCCCTTCCTGCTGACTGGGACGGCCTGAAGCTTATGGCGCTTCCGGGACTGCACCACAAGAGAAAACATTTGCAGGCGCCTTTCAACCACAACGGCGACAACGAATCCCTGACAATTTTCGACGACGTATTCGTGCCGGAGGACCGTATTTTCTTAAATGGATTCGACGGTCCGGACGTTGTGCAGTATGCAGGATATATGGCATTGATGTTCGCACACTTCCACAGACATTCCTACACAGGCTGTAAGACTGCGGTTTCCGAGATTATCGCTTCCCAGGCGGCGCTTGTGGCGGACGTAAACGACATTGCAGGAGCGTCCCACGTAAGAGAAAAACTGTGCGACATTATAGGAACGGCGGAGCTTGTATTTGCGGCAGGGCAGGCCAGCGCGTACCGCGCTGTAAGGTTCCCCAACGGCTCCTGGGTGCCGGATGAGATTTTGACAAATGCAGGCAGAAGGCTTGCAGGACACAATATTTACCACGAGTATGAAATCCTGGCGGACTTAACTGGCGGAATCTGCGCGTCCCTCCCTACGGAGGAAAGCTTCTTTGCACCGGAGACCGCAGAACTCTGCAACAAATATATTATGCGCAACCCGGCGTACACAGCAGAGGAAACACACCGTGTAATGCGTATGATGGAGGATAAGCTCTGCGACGCATTCGAGGGCGCGCAGTGCGTGGCAGGCGTACACGGCGGCGGATCTCCGCTTATGGAAACCATTACTATGATGAGCCGTTACGACTTGGAAGAGTTGAAGAAAATTGCAAAATATTTGGCGGGCTTTGACGGCGTAGACTGCCCAAGATACGAGAGAGCGACGGCGACGCCAAGAGCAATGCTGGACAGATTCAAAAAGACACAGAATTAG
- a CDS encoding NifU family protein, producing MTEELYEKLTDFFDADINQYLSEHGGGAEVVDVEGSTLIIRLTGECRGCLSMNETVNGVILKKVHAVFPFIEKVTVTDDVSPEVYEMASKLFTSGRY from the coding sequence ATGACAGAGGAATTATACGAGAAGCTGACAGATTTTTTTGACGCGGATATTAACCAGTACCTGAGCGAACACGGGGGCGGTGCGGAGGTCGTTGACGTAGAGGGCAGTACGCTGATAATCCGTCTGACCGGGGAGTGCAGAGGGTGCCTCTCCATGAATGAAACCGTAAACGGTGTTATTTTAAAGAAGGTGCACGCCGTATTTCCTTTTATAGAAAAAGTAACTGTAACAGACGACGTAAGCCCGGAAGTTTATGAAATGGCCAGCAAGCTGTTTACTTCCGGAAGATATTAA
- a CDS encoding amino acid adenylation domain-containing protein: protein MKHTFCQIFRETAIDYAEKLAVSDGERSVTYQELEEYSNFLAEYLRGLGIRNGNTIAIQTGRTVASIIAMIGVWKTGACFVFLDDSYPETRNEKLKEDCGYNLVITRGWMDGLDWKRVQESRDDSRPEKLALLIYTSGTTSRPKGVMIEHRNLCASFENYKRLGFCKEDRNCVFANFGFVAAMYDIFATLSIGGSVVLIPEWRRRNIGLITEFLEKEKITVTFLPPHMARKLMEYDSSKLALRTLLVGSEAVHGLRRQSYRIYNVYAASELCALTACYEIVDARGSYPIGTLNENLKGYIVDEAGNQVEPGQEGELWLAGPQVSRGYLKRPDLTEKQYIPNPFSQEPGYERVFKTRDIVRQDKEGNLNYISRLDNMYKIRGFRVEGGAVESAVLRCPEIKEAAVRAFTDEGGVNILCGYFAADVDIDVKKLKEELKAILPYYMIPTCFIRMESLPRNMNNKIDRNALVPPKELNDHKLLEKLY, encoded by the coding sequence ATGAAACATACTTTTTGTCAGATATTCAGAGAAACGGCGATAGATTATGCAGAGAAACTGGCGGTTTCAGACGGTGAGCGCTCTGTGACTTACCAGGAATTAGAAGAGTACAGCAATTTTCTGGCAGAATATCTGCGCGGGCTTGGGATAAGGAACGGAAATACGATTGCCATACAGACTGGGAGAACTGTAGCGTCCATTATCGCAATGATTGGGGTGTGGAAAACAGGGGCGTGTTTTGTATTTTTAGATGACAGCTACCCGGAGACGAGAAACGAGAAGCTAAAAGAGGATTGCGGATATAATCTGGTGATTACGAGAGGGTGGATGGACGGGCTGGACTGGAAGCGCGTTCAGGAGAGCCGTGACGATTCCAGACCGGAGAAGCTGGCGCTTCTAATCTATACGTCGGGGACCACGTCCAGGCCGAAGGGCGTAATGATTGAGCATCGCAACCTCTGTGCGTCTTTTGAAAATTATAAGAGGCTGGGATTTTGTAAGGAGGATAGAAACTGCGTGTTCGCAAACTTCGGCTTTGTGGCGGCAATGTATGATATTTTTGCCACATTGTCCATTGGCGGAAGCGTGGTGCTGATTCCAGAGTGGAGACGGAGGAATATAGGACTGATAACCGAATTTCTGGAAAAGGAAAAGATAACGGTTACGTTCCTTCCTCCCCACATGGCAAGGAAATTAATGGAGTACGATTCGTCAAAGCTGGCCCTTAGGACGCTTCTTGTAGGAAGCGAGGCGGTGCACGGGCTTCGTAGGCAAAGCTACCGCATTTACAACGTGTATGCAGCGTCGGAACTTTGTGCACTCACCGCCTGCTATGAAATCGTAGACGCCCGGGGTTCTTACCCAATAGGCACGTTAAATGAGAACCTGAAAGGGTATATTGTGGACGAGGCGGGAAATCAGGTGGAGCCGGGTCAGGAAGGCGAGCTGTGGCTTGCAGGACCGCAGGTGAGCAGAGGGTACTTAAAAAGACCGGACCTTACAGAGAAGCAGTATATACCCAATCCTTTCTCCCAGGAACCAGGATACGAGAGAGTATTCAAAACCAGGGATATTGTGCGTCAGGACAAAGAGGGAAACCTAAACTACATAAGCCGGCTGGATAATATGTATAAAATACGAGGGTTTCGAGTAGAGGGAGGCGCTGTGGAATCGGCGGTTCTGCGTTGCCCGGAAATTAAGGAGGCGGCAGTCAGGGCATTTACGGACGAGGGCGGAGTAAATATCCTGTGCGGGTATTTTGCGGCAGATGTGGACATTGATGTAAAAAAGCTAAAAGAGGAACTGAAAGCAATTTTGCCTTACTACATGATACCCACATGTTTTATCCGCATGGAAAGCCTGCCTCGGAACATGAACAATAAGATTGACAGAAATGCGTTGGTTCCGCCAAAAGAGCTAAACGACCACAAGCTATTGGAGAAGCTGTACTAG
- a CDS encoding CoA transferase: protein MERWEKLERKTAPAIAEDIQGPLSGIRVLLNGSVVAAPFAATMLSDFGAEVIALERPKIGGDTARAQKPQITEGEKHISGSWMQNARNKLSFTLETNFNKVPESKEIFLSLIKECDVWIENMVWIEKLGITDEMLMEVNPRLIICHVSGFGTPKFGGEERYLNRACYDPLAQAESGWCLLQGFPDKPPYYAQQYIGDYLSGLFAVNGILMALRVVEKTGKGQIIDSTLCESYMRVMDDNYTLWSQAGIQKQRQGIKQATYQPAGIFPTKDGKYINLGAYGKGAYEKVMKGFGFDLEKYSYEAAGGSEEALQSDLGKELDQKFADYFMEHDSKEAIDILIDNRIGAAVIKNCEDVMNEEHWKDRGDWVTYEDQTLGKEVTAFGFAPKMSETPGKVWRGAPRLGQDTEAVMKKLLGYSQEEIDAFKGRGIID from the coding sequence ATGGAAAGATGGGAAAAGCTGGAGAGAAAGACAGCTCCTGCGATTGCGGAAGATATTCAGGGACCTTTGAGCGGAATACGCGTGCTGTTAAATGGTTCGGTTGTGGCGGCGCCGTTTGCTGCGACAATGTTAAGCGACTTCGGAGCGGAAGTTATTGCGCTGGAGCGCCCAAAGATAGGCGGCGACACGGCAAGAGCACAGAAACCCCAGATTACGGAAGGGGAAAAGCACATCAGTGGTTCATGGATGCAGAATGCGAGAAACAAATTAAGTTTTACTCTGGAGACAAATTTTAATAAAGTGCCGGAATCCAAGGAGATTTTCTTATCCTTGATTAAGGAGTGCGACGTCTGGATTGAAAATATGGTTTGGATTGAGAAGCTGGGAATCACAGACGAAATGCTGATGGAAGTAAATCCAAGGTTAATTATCTGCCATGTAAGCGGATTTGGCACACCGAAATTCGGCGGTGAGGAGAGATACTTAAACCGTGCATGTTACGACCCGCTGGCACAGGCAGAATCAGGGTGGTGCCTGCTTCAGGGCTTCCCGGATAAACCGCCGTACTATGCACAGCAGTATATCGGCGATTATCTGTCCGGACTGTTTGCGGTAAACGGTATTTTGATGGCGCTGCGCGTAGTGGAAAAGACAGGGAAAGGCCAGATTATTGATTCTACCCTCTGCGAGAGCTACATGAGAGTTATGGATGACAACTACACACTGTGGAGCCAGGCGGGAATCCAGAAGCAGAGACAGGGAATCAAACAGGCGACCTACCAGCCGGCAGGTATTTTCCCCACAAAGGACGGAAAATACATTAACCTGGGAGCATACGGTAAAGGCGCTTACGAGAAGGTTATGAAAGGCTTTGGCTTTGATTTGGAGAAATACAGCTATGAAGCGGCCGGCGGAAGCGAGGAAGCGTTACAGAGCGACCTTGGAAAAGAGCTGGATCAGAAGTTCGCAGATTACTTTATGGAGCACGATTCAAAAGAGGCAATCGACATTCTCATTGACAATAGAATCGGAGCGGCTGTCATCAAGAACTGTGAAGACGTTATGAACGAGGAACACTGGAAAGACAGAGGCGACTGGGTTACTTATGAGGACCAGACCCTTGGAAAGGAAGTTACAGCCTTTGGATTTGCGCCGAAGATGTCTGAAACGCCGGGCAAGGTTTGGCGTGGCGCTCCCAGACTTGGACAGGATACAGAGGCGGTTATGAAGAAACTGCTGGGCTACTCCCAAGAGGAGATAGACGCCTTCAAGGGCAGAGGAATTATTGACTGA
- a CDS encoding SDR family NAD(P)-dependent oxidoreductase, whose protein sequence is MAKTLEGKVAVVTGAARGLGRAYALRLAELGADVGVIDIDLKSYKQFEGEEKLLTADTTMDECRALGVRSAGAEADCTKREQVFEAFAKLEKELGPIDIVVNNAGGGLGAPDGNKASSLNWEQFYGVIERNFYATVYACNAVAPGMKERGFGRIINVISVGGLIANSDGSYAHYASAKAAIKQYTMVLAQECGRYNVTANCIAPGFIATGRLLENYKKAGEGTFLRNVAMKRFGTPEDCANVIEFLATDLSSYVNGAVIEVTGGTVGRMIMNEPAEC, encoded by the coding sequence ATGGCAAAAACATTAGAAGGAAAGGTAGCAGTTGTAACTGGTGCAGCACGGGGGCTTGGAAGGGCTTATGCCCTTCGGCTGGCCGAACTTGGCGCAGATGTGGGCGTAATCGACATTGATTTGAAATCCTACAAGCAGTTTGAGGGCGAGGAGAAACTGTTGACTGCGGATACGACAATGGACGAGTGCCGTGCGCTGGGCGTGCGCTCCGCAGGGGCAGAGGCAGACTGTACGAAGAGAGAGCAGGTATTCGAGGCGTTTGCAAAACTGGAAAAAGAATTGGGACCAATCGACATTGTAGTAAACAACGCAGGCGGCGGACTTGGAGCACCGGACGGCAACAAGGCTTCCTCTCTGAACTGGGAGCAGTTCTACGGCGTAATTGAGAGAAACTTCTACGCAACCGTATATGCCTGCAACGCAGTTGCACCAGGCATGAAGGAAAGGGGATTCGGAAGAATCATCAACGTTATTTCCGTAGGCGGACTTATCGCAAACAGCGACGGAAGCTACGCGCATTACGCTTCAGCGAAAGCGGCGATTAAGCAGTATACCATGGTGTTGGCCCAGGAGTGCGGACGTTATAATGTGACCGCCAACTGCATCGCCCCTGGATTTATCGCAACAGGACGTTTGCTGGAGAACTACAAGAAAGCGGGCGAGGGTACCTTCCTTAGAAACGTGGCGATGAAGCGCTTTGGCACACCGGAAGACTGTGCAAATGTAATCGAGTTTCTTGCGACAGACCTTTCTTCTTATGTAAATGGAGCGGTAATCGAAGTGACAGGAGGTACGGTAGGCAGAATGATTATGAATGAACCTGCGGAATGTTAA
- a CDS encoding electron transfer flavoprotein subunit alpha, translated as MAVRVNAEKCKGCTLCVKSCPFDAIEMKEKKAVITEKCTACGACIEKCPFHAISKEEQGAGADLSAYKDVWVFAEQRDGVITPVVKELLGKGRGLANDIGDVKLCAILLGEGLGDMTKELFEAGADIVYTAESPLLYRYTADGYTKVITDAIHEFKPEIVLFGATHIGRDLAPRIAKRVGTGLTADCTQLDIDPETKGILQTRPAFGGNLMATIKCPGHRPQMSTVRPGVMDKLPVQEGRTGEVKPVSLNLQESDIRTKILEIVKTARDMVSLTDAEIIVSGGAGLGEASGFKLIQKFADHVGGVVGASRAAVDSGWIDHSHQVGQTGTTVKPKIYIACGISGAIQHLAGMQTSDIIIAINKNPMAPIFQVADYGIVGDLYKVIPEIMEVWE; from the coding sequence ATGGCGGTAAGAGTAAATGCAGAAAAATGTAAAGGATGTACGCTGTGTGTAAAAAGCTGTCCCTTTGACGCGATTGAGATGAAAGAGAAAAAGGCAGTCATTACAGAGAAATGTACGGCCTGCGGAGCATGTATAGAGAAATGTCCTTTCCACGCGATTTCAAAGGAGGAACAGGGAGCAGGCGCAGATTTGTCGGCATACAAAGATGTGTGGGTATTTGCGGAGCAGAGAGACGGCGTGATTACCCCGGTTGTAAAGGAACTCCTGGGCAAAGGGCGCGGCCTGGCAAATGATATTGGAGATGTAAAATTATGTGCGATCCTGCTTGGAGAAGGGCTTGGAGATATGACAAAAGAGCTTTTCGAGGCGGGGGCAGACATTGTGTATACGGCGGAGAGCCCGTTGTTGTACCGCTACACGGCGGACGGATACACCAAGGTAATCACAGACGCGATTCACGAGTTTAAGCCGGAGATTGTACTCTTTGGCGCAACCCATATCGGACGGGACCTGGCGCCGAGAATTGCAAAGAGGGTGGGAACCGGACTGACGGCAGACTGTACACAGCTTGACATTGATCCGGAGACAAAGGGAATTTTGCAGACCAGACCAGCGTTCGGCGGAAATCTGATGGCGACAATCAAGTGTCCGGGACATAGACCGCAGATGTCGACAGTAAGACCGGGCGTTATGGATAAGCTGCCGGTGCAGGAGGGACGAACAGGGGAAGTAAAACCAGTGTCCTTGAACCTGCAGGAATCCGACATCCGCACGAAAATTTTGGAAATCGTAAAGACGGCAAGGGATATGGTTTCCTTAACAGATGCGGAGATTATCGTATCAGGCGGAGCAGGGCTTGGAGAAGCCAGCGGATTCAAGCTGATTCAGAAGTTTGCGGACCACGTGGGAGGAGTAGTCGGCGCTTCCCGTGCGGCGGTAGATTCCGGCTGGATTGACCACTCCCACCAGGTAGGGCAGACCGGAACGACGGTAAAACCGAAAATCTATATTGCATGCGGCATTTCCGGGGCGATTCAGCACTTGGCAGGTATGCAGACTTCAGATATTATTATTGCTATCAACAAAAACCCAATGGCGCCTATATTCCAGGTTGCGGATTACGGAATTGTTGGGGATTTGTATAAGGTAATCCCGGAGATTATGGAAGTCTGGGAATAA
- the etfB gene encoding electron transfer flavoprotein subunit beta, protein MRILVCVKQVPNTNEVKIDPVKKTLIRDGVESILNPDDDNALEAALQLKDKYEGTKVTAISMGPPQASEVLIECMAKGADNAVLLSSRAFGGADTWATSNTIAAAIEKIGEYDIIFAGRQAIDGDTAQVGPQIAEKLGIPQVTYVEEIIKCEEGKVVVKRQLEDGYEIIEIPTPCLLTAIKELNTPRYMTVKGIYDAYGNPDRIQVWNENDIPVKPDEIGLDASPTKVFRSFTPDPKGKGIMIEGTPKQEAEKLIEELKKKHIL, encoded by the coding sequence ATGAGAATATTAGTTTGTGTAAAACAAGTGCCAAATACAAATGAAGTAAAGATTGACCCGGTAAAGAAAACGCTGATTCGTGACGGCGTGGAAAGTATTTTAAATCCTGATGACGACAACGCATTGGAGGCGGCCCTTCAGTTGAAAGACAAGTACGAGGGAACAAAAGTCACCGCCATTTCTATGGGGCCTCCGCAGGCTTCTGAGGTGCTTATTGAGTGTATGGCAAAGGGCGCGGACAACGCGGTACTGCTTTCCAGCCGTGCTTTCGGAGGCGCGGACACATGGGCGACCTCTAATACAATTGCGGCGGCTATTGAAAAGATTGGCGAGTACGACATTATTTTTGCCGGACGGCAGGCAATTGACGGCGATACCGCTCAGGTAGGCCCACAGATTGCGGAGAAATTGGGAATCCCGCAGGTTACATATGTAGAGGAAATCATCAAATGCGAGGAAGGAAAAGTCGTTGTAAAAAGACAGCTTGAGGACGGATATGAAATCATAGAGATTCCAACCCCATGTCTGCTTACTGCTATTAAAGAATTGAATACTCCGCGGTACATGACCGTGAAGGGAATCTATGACGCCTATGGAAATCCGGACAGAATTCAGGTGTGGAATGAAAACGACATTCCGGTAAAACCGGACGAAATCGGGCTGGACGCTTCCCCGACAAAGGTGTTCCGTTCCTTCACGCCGGACCCGAAGGGCAAGGGAATTATGATTGAGGGAACGCCGAAACAGGAGGCGGAGAAGTTAATAGAAGAACTGAAAAAGAAACATATCTTGTAG
- a CDS encoding acyl-CoA dehydrogenase family protein, translated as MFEKKHEMLRKLAKEFAEKEIKPIADEAEKNNGYPEGLMQKAAKYGFGGITIPVEYGGAGGDYKSLAIVVEEFCKVDAAASSLLMSNSLSGAPYLYFGTEEQKQKYLKPMVLGEKIGAFALTEPGAGSDSGATQTTCLWDEEQGCYILNGRKCFITMGPICDHAVVFAKSDLNEKGTRGISAFIVEAGWEGFSRGKTEEKMGMHASVTSDLIFNNVKVPKENLLGEEKKGFKIAMSILDAGRVTVASQGLGIAAGCLDLAIAYSKERVQFGRPICKLQDVAFKLADMATEVECTRQLVYTAADKLDKHEKVTMQAAMAKYKAGEVCNSVAYKALQIHGGYGYMQDYPIERMSRAARLVSIYEGTSEIQKLVISGNLLK; from the coding sequence ATGTTTGAAAAAAAGCATGAAATGTTAAGAAAACTGGCAAAAGAATTTGCGGAGAAGGAAATCAAGCCCATTGCCGACGAGGCAGAGAAAAATAACGGCTATCCGGAGGGATTAATGCAAAAAGCGGCCAAATACGGGTTCGGCGGAATCACCATCCCCGTAGAATATGGCGGAGCCGGCGGAGACTACAAATCACTTGCTATTGTAGTAGAAGAATTTTGCAAGGTAGACGCGGCTGCCTCCTCTCTGCTTATGAGCAATTCATTATCCGGAGCGCCGTATCTCTACTTTGGAACAGAGGAGCAAAAGCAGAAATACTTAAAGCCAATGGTTCTGGGAGAAAAGATTGGCGCGTTCGCGCTGACAGAGCCAGGCGCCGGCTCCGATTCCGGCGCGACCCAGACCACCTGTCTGTGGGACGAGGAGCAGGGCTGTTACATATTAAACGGTAGAAAATGTTTCATCACAATGGGACCGATTTGCGACCATGCGGTTGTATTTGCAAAGTCAGACTTGAATGAAAAGGGCACGAGAGGAATCTCCGCTTTTATCGTAGAGGCAGGCTGGGAAGGATTCTCCAGAGGTAAGACGGAGGAAAAGATGGGTATGCACGCTTCCGTGACTTCGGACTTGATTTTCAACAATGTGAAGGTGCCGAAAGAGAATCTGCTGGGCGAGGAGAAGAAGGGCTTTAAAATCGCTATGAGCATACTGGACGCAGGACGCGTGACTGTTGCCTCCCAGGGACTTGGAATCGCGGCAGGCTGTCTGGACCTTGCAATCGCGTACTCCAAAGAGCGTGTGCAGTTCGGCAGGCCGATTTGCAAATTACAGGACGTGGCGTTTAAGCTGGCAGATATGGCGACGGAAGTAGAGTGTACCAGACAGCTTGTATATACGGCGGCAGATAAGCTGGATAAACACGAGAAGGTGACAATGCAGGCGGCAATGGCAAAATACAAAGCCGGAGAAGTCTGTAACTCCGTTGCGTACAAGGCTCTCCAGATTCATGGAGGCTACGGCTATATGCAGGACTATCCAATTGAGCGTATGTCCAGGGCTGCAAGGCTCGTGTCCATTTACGAAGGGACTTCGGAGATTCAGAAGCTTGTAATATCTGGAAATTTACTAAAATAG